The following proteins are co-located in the Thermodesulfobacteriota bacterium genome:
- a CDS encoding right-handed parallel beta-helix repeat-containing protein: protein MIFTLFIPDGARAAELVIDSTIDAVDDNPGDGLCDDGSGNCTLRAAVMESNALAGDDEIFLSDEVYILTIPGTDNLAADGDLDIRDNLIIHGAGAGETVIDAGNITRAFHLIDDDDLAQIEVRLLGLTIRSSIAGNAGGAIRNVSEILFLEGVSVQDSTAPRGGGIYVGPDGRASIFSSAIINNSATDDPGQERGGGIYNSGETVILNTTISGNTAGDLGGGIFNDGGFDAVFSTIAGNVTEAGLPGGIHQAVGSNTQFFGTIIAGNSTGDCGGVFIESLGYNVSTSDCNLTDPTDLPDTDPLIGPLQDNGGTTLTHAVLEGSPAIDLADNEFLCLGAGIDQTGAIRPVDGDGNGSEICDAGAFEFVPAAAVPESGGDGGCSLARPGASGTGSLAAYLLVPLFVLIARIRRRFGSL, encoded by the coding sequence ATGATTTTCACCTTATTCATTCCCGATGGAGCCAGGGCCGCCGAGCTCGTTATCGACAGCACGATCGACGCCGTGGACGACAATCCCGGGGACGGGCTCTGCGACGACGGCTCCGGCAACTGCACCTTGCGCGCGGCCGTCATGGAATCGAACGCGCTCGCCGGGGACGATGAAATCTTTCTCTCGGACGAAGTATATATCCTGACCATACCCGGCACCGACAACCTCGCCGCTGACGGCGACCTCGACATAAGGGACAATCTTATAATCCACGGGGCCGGTGCGGGAGAAACGGTCATCGACGCCGGGAACATAACGCGCGCCTTTCACTTGATCGACGATGACGACCTCGCGCAGATCGAGGTCAGGCTGCTCGGCCTCACGATCCGGAGCTCGATCGCCGGAAACGCGGGCGGTGCGATAAGGAACGTCTCCGAAATTCTCTTTCTCGAAGGCGTGAGCGTTCAGGACAGCACCGCGCCAAGGGGCGGGGGCATATACGTCGGGCCGGACGGCAGGGCTTCGATATTCAGCTCCGCAATTATAAACAACAGCGCGACGGACGACCCGGGCCAGGAGCGGGGTGGGGGCATATACAACTCGGGTGAGACTGTAATCTTGAACACGACGATCAGCGGAAACACGGCCGGCGACCTCGGCGGAGGTATTTTCAACGACGGCGGATTCGACGCCGTTTTCTCGACCATAGCCGGTAACGTCACGGAGGCCGGGCTCCCGGGCGGAATACACCAGGCGGTCGGAAGCAATACCCAGTTCTTCGGAACCATAATAGCCGGAAACTCCACGGGCGACTGCGGCGGCGTATTCATCGAATCACTCGGGTACAACGTCTCGACCAGCGACTGTAACCTGACGGACCCGACGGATTTACCCGATACCGATCCACTGATCGGCCCGCTTCAGGATAACGGCGGGACCACTCTGACGCATGCCGTCCTCGAGGGCAGCCCCGCGATAGACCTTGCGGATAACGAATTCCTCTGCCTCGGCGCCGGTATAGACCAGACGGGCGCGATAAGACCGGTCGACGGCGACGGGAACGGCAGCGAAATATGCGACGCGGGCGCGTTCGAATTCGTCCCGGCGGCGGCGGTTCCTGAAAGCGGCGGCGACGGCGGATGCTCGCTCGCCAGGCCTGGCGCTTCGGGAACCGGATCACTGGCCGCTTATCTCCTCGTCCCGCTCTTCGTGTTAATCGCACGAATCCGAAGAAGGTTCGGTTCTTTGTAA
- a CDS encoding tetratricopeptide repeat protein — MRPVRVLFFLTILVFSQSAFAELRLTETEAGKAFKSGDYDKALTGLKALLEEYPDDAVTILRYIGISYHRLGQYEKAIAAFEQALEIDPQNVPALFYMASTYFKISDSAAAREIFERIVILAPESLYAEWSERYVQAIIQRETEYKQPGGPRLYDVFIQVAPQLDFNVPEDPNAGSTFSDDESFRFTEYASLGLRTKQLGKWMLGAYFSTYQSQHTKKSMREFNLSTFNISPYINYTTTILGKSFSPMLSYNFNYSLLDYDSYSNSHTITATFNTGLTPNTLTMPYYRISFDSFDDKGFDPAVSSRSATNNAFGIVQYFFFMERAVNVWLAYEFQHNDADGLNFNFNGNKFGAGFSVPIVWEIRGDLSGEYQRDDYPDFQGPRDRETNRVNLFVRLARNIAGPVYGAFSYSYTNENSNYEVLEFDRHILTWSLFLSY; from the coding sequence GTGCGGCCCGTCCGGGTTCTCTTTTTTTTGACTATTCTCGTCTTTTCCCAATCCGCTTTCGCGGAGCTCAGGCTGACGGAAACGGAAGCGGGCAAGGCCTTTAAATCCGGCGATTACGACAAGGCCCTGACCGGGCTCAAGGCCCTCCTCGAAGAATATCCCGACGACGCGGTAACGATACTGCGCTACATAGGTATCTCGTATCACCGCCTGGGGCAATACGAAAAGGCAATCGCCGCCTTCGAGCAGGCGCTCGAAATCGACCCGCAGAACGTGCCGGCTCTCTTCTACATGGCCTCGACGTATTTCAAAATCAGCGATTCCGCCGCGGCGCGCGAGATATTCGAAAGGATTGTCATCCTCGCGCCGGAATCTCTTTACGCCGAATGGTCCGAGCGTTACGTCCAGGCAATAATCCAGCGTGAGACCGAGTACAAGCAGCCAGGCGGCCCGAGGCTCTACGACGTCTTCATCCAGGTAGCTCCGCAGCTCGACTTCAACGTCCCCGAAGACCCGAACGCAGGCAGCACGTTCAGCGACGACGAATCCTTCAGGTTCACCGAATACGCCTCGCTCGGCCTCAGGACGAAGCAGCTCGGCAAGTGGATGCTCGGCGCATATTTCTCCACCTACCAGAGCCAGCACACGAAAAAGAGCATGAGGGAATTCAATCTCTCGACGTTCAACATCTCGCCCTACATCAACTATACGACGACTATACTCGGGAAATCCTTCTCGCCGATGCTGAGCTACAATTTCAACTATTCGCTCCTCGATTACGACAGCTACAGCAACTCCCATACTATAACCGCAACTTTTAACACCGGCCTCACACCCAACACGCTCACGATGCCCTACTACAGGATTTCGTTCGACAGCTTCGACGACAAGGGCTTCGACCCTGCCGTATCTTCCCGCAGCGCGACGAACAACGCCTTCGGGATAGTGCAGTATTTCTTCTTTATGGAAAGGGCCGTCAACGTCTGGCTCGCGTACGAGTTTCAGCATAACGACGCCGACGGGCTCAACTTCAACTTCAACGGCAACAAATTCGGCGCGGGCTTTTCAGTGCCTATAGTTTGGGAAATAAGGGGAGACCTGAGCGGGGAATACCAGAGGGACGATTATCCCGACTTTCAGGGCCCGAGGGACAGGGAGACGAACAGGGTGAACTTATTCGTGCGGCTGGCGAGGAACATCGCAGGCCCGGTTTACGGGGCGTTTTCGTACAGCTATACGAACGAGAACTCGAATTACGAAGTGCTCGAGTTCGACAGGCACATCCTTACTTGGTCTCTCTTTCTCAGCTACTGA